In Paramicrobacterium humi, the genomic stretch CTTCGGGAGCTCATCGGCCACGCGCCGGCCGGTCCGTGGGGCGACATCTTCACCGAGCACCTGCGGGTCATGACGAAGCTGACGGAGGAGATCGCGCAGCTGCGGAACGCGAACGAGCAGTACTTGCGCGCCGCCATGCGCGCGACGCAGGAGACGATTGCGGGGCTCAACGTCGAGACGGGCGTCTACACCTCGCACGGCGACACGTCGCGTGATGACTCGGCGCGGCTCATCGACACCGAACTGTAAGCAAGGGAACCCAT encodes the following:
- a CDS encoding flagellar protein FlgN translates to MAANELSTLLWRERELLEMLLFKLEEEQLLLTAGKSRWIQFATREVEQVLDRLRTTGLGRAVEVAAVADEWGAPEDATLRELIGHAPAGPWGDIFTEHLRVMTKLTEEIAQLRNANEQYLRAAMRATQETIAGLNVETGVYTSHGDTSRDDSARLIDTEL